One segment of Micromonospora sp. M71_S20 DNA contains the following:
- a CDS encoding amino acid adenylation domain-containing protein: MTHEQEAIWLSDAFAESRSRYTVLWTHRIHGPLDTGALALAIDRLTSAHPGLRTRYGLHEGQPAQIVEDTGAALESEDCPPEAVERRLRELAELDLDLDQAPMRAFLLRLGREDHVLALLLHHIAMDGWSLQVMADDIARWYADPTLPPVPALTMGEYARRQRAQEADAAAVAYWRDRLQSPPQFTTVPADWRRPAEIGHAGDRVEFVLDGATAQAVRAVARAGRTTAFTVLTAAYAALLHRHGGQQDLVVGTPVARRGAAELDRVVGCLADLLPLRLTVTPEMSFADLVAAVKQESLAAQRHCGVPLTTIVRQTVTAGEPDRFPLFQAVIGIDDGESTQLRLPGLRVEPLEVHTGTSKFDLLLRLSGSDGPVLGMLDYSTELYHPATARRLVDRFRTLLASALSEPGRSIGDLDLLAPDEFDLVTRVFAQAPAPTTRPALAHEAFEAQRQRTPDAIAAIWRDRQVTYAEVGAAADRLAQVLHRQRDGGPVRPIGILLERSVDMVVAVLAVLKSGAAYVPLDPTYPGERLAYMLGDSDVACLLAQPWLVDAVPMPDGVTVLEPDRWYDLPDGAGSALPVATEADLAYLIYTSGSTGLPKGVAMPHGPLAGLVAWQCGDSACGPGDRTLQYSALSFDASFLEIFSTWSTGGTLVLVDAEERADYDLLLAVIGKHAVRRMFLPFAALQSIAQYVTALGLEPPPLREFVCAGEQIHVTPAIRQFFAALDDATLFNQYGPSETHSVTSLRIDGDPATWPLLPAIGYPINSARVTILDDRLRPQPVGVAGELCVSGLPLADGYWRKPELTRERFVDSPLPGIGRLYRTGDVARFLHDGRIEFLGRRDGMVKIRGYRVELGEVEAVVRQAPGVVGAVVTAETLGVGDTRLTAFYRTASGEQLDLDTLRRAITARVPDYMLPSRFVHLPAEFPRTPSGKVDRLALVREHGGRPASPSHR; the protein is encoded by the coding sequence ATGACCCACGAGCAGGAGGCGATCTGGCTCAGCGACGCCTTCGCGGAGAGCAGGTCCCGCTACACCGTGCTGTGGACGCACCGCATCCACGGCCCGCTCGACACCGGCGCGCTCGCCCTGGCGATCGACCGCCTGACATCCGCACACCCCGGGTTGCGCACCCGGTACGGGCTGCACGAGGGGCAGCCGGCTCAGATCGTCGAGGACACGGGAGCGGCGCTCGAGAGCGAAGACTGTCCGCCGGAGGCGGTCGAGCGGCGGCTGCGTGAGCTGGCCGAACTCGATCTCGACCTGGACCAGGCCCCGATGCGGGCCTTCCTGCTCCGGCTCGGGCGCGAGGACCACGTGCTCGCCCTCCTGCTGCACCACATCGCCATGGACGGTTGGTCGCTCCAGGTCATGGCCGACGACATCGCCCGCTGGTACGCCGACCCGACGCTGCCGCCGGTGCCCGCGCTGACCATGGGTGAGTACGCGCGGCGGCAGCGGGCGCAGGAAGCCGACGCCGCAGCCGTGGCCTACTGGCGTGACCGGTTGCAGTCGCCGCCACAGTTCACGACGGTCCCGGCCGACTGGCGGCGCCCGGCCGAGATCGGACACGCAGGGGACCGGGTCGAGTTCGTACTCGACGGCGCGACCGCGCAGGCCGTGCGGGCCGTCGCGCGCGCCGGGCGCACCACCGCGTTCACCGTGCTGACGGCCGCGTACGCCGCCCTGCTGCACCGCCACGGCGGGCAGCAGGACCTCGTCGTCGGCACACCGGTGGCCCGCCGCGGTGCCGCCGAACTGGACCGGGTCGTGGGGTGCCTGGCGGATCTGCTGCCGCTGCGGCTCACGGTGACGCCGGAGATGTCGTTCGCCGACCTGGTGGCGGCGGTCAAGCAGGAGAGCCTGGCGGCGCAGCGGCATTGCGGCGTACCGCTCACGACGATCGTCCGCCAGACCGTCACCGCCGGCGAACCGGATCGCTTCCCACTGTTCCAGGCGGTCATCGGGATCGACGACGGCGAGTCGACCCAGCTGCGGCTGCCCGGTCTGCGGGTCGAGCCGCTGGAGGTGCACACCGGCACGAGCAAGTTCGACCTGCTGCTACGGCTGAGTGGATCCGACGGCCCGGTGCTGGGCATGCTCGACTACTCCACCGAGCTCTACCACCCGGCGACCGCGCGGCGCCTGGTCGACCGGTTCCGGACGCTGCTGGCGAGCGCGCTCTCCGAGCCGGGTCGGTCGATCGGCGACCTCGACCTGCTGGCCCCTGACGAGTTCGACCTCGTCACGCGGGTCTTCGCGCAGGCCCCGGCGCCCACCACCCGGCCAGCGCTGGCACACGAGGCGTTCGAGGCGCAGCGGCAACGCACCCCCGACGCGATCGCGGCCATCTGGCGGGACCGGCAGGTCACCTACGCCGAGGTGGGTGCCGCCGCCGACCGGCTGGCCCAGGTGCTGCACCGGCAGCGCGACGGGGGACCGGTGCGACCGATCGGGATCCTCCTGGAGCGGTCCGTCGACATGGTCGTCGCGGTGCTGGCGGTGCTCAAGTCGGGCGCCGCCTACGTGCCGCTGGACCCGACCTACCCAGGCGAGCGCCTGGCGTACATGTTGGGCGACAGCGACGTGGCGTGCCTGCTCGCCCAGCCGTGGCTGGTCGACGCGGTGCCGATGCCCGACGGCGTCACCGTCCTCGAACCGGATCGATGGTACGACCTGCCGGACGGAGCCGGGTCCGCGCTGCCCGTCGCGACCGAGGCCGACCTCGCCTACCTGATCTACACCTCCGGCTCCACCGGCCTGCCCAAGGGCGTGGCGATGCCGCACGGCCCGCTGGCCGGACTGGTCGCCTGGCAGTGCGGTGACTCCGCCTGTGGCCCCGGTGACCGGACCCTGCAGTACTCGGCGCTCAGCTTCGACGCGTCGTTCCTGGAGATCTTCAGCACCTGGTCGACGGGCGGCACGTTGGTGCTCGTCGACGCCGAGGAACGGGCCGACTACGACCTGCTGCTGGCGGTGATCGGGAAGCACGCCGTACGGCGGATGTTCCTGCCGTTCGCGGCGTTGCAGAGCATCGCCCAGTACGTGACCGCACTCGGGCTGGAGCCGCCGCCCCTTCGGGAGTTCGTCTGCGCGGGCGAGCAGATCCACGTCACGCCGGCGATTCGGCAGTTCTTCGCCGCACTCGACGACGCGACACTGTTCAACCAGTACGGCCCGAGCGAGACGCACAGCGTGACATCGCTGCGGATCGACGGTGATCCGGCCACGTGGCCACTGCTGCCGGCGATCGGCTATCCGATCAACAGCGCCCGCGTCACCATCCTCGACGACCGGCTGCGACCCCAGCCGGTCGGTGTCGCCGGCGAGCTGTGCGTCTCCGGGCTGCCGCTGGCCGACGGCTACTGGCGCAAGCCCGAGCTGACCCGGGAGCGCTTCGTCGACAGCCCGCTGCCCGGAATCGGGCGGCTGTACCGGACCGGCGACGTCGCCCGGTTCCTCCACGACGGGCGGATCGAGTTCCTGGGCCGGCGCGACGGGATGGTGAAGATACGCGGTTACCGCGTCGAGCTGGGCGAGGTCGAAGCCGTGGTGCGCCAGGCGCCCGGCGTCGTCGGGGCGGTGGTGACCGCAGAGACCCTCGGGGTGGGCGACACCCGCCTCACCGCCTTCTACCGCACCGCCTCGGGCGAGCAGCTCGACCTCGACACGCTCCGCCGGGCGATCACGGCCCGGGTGCCCGACTACATGCTGCCGTCGCGGTTCGTCCACCTCCCGGCGGAGTTCCCCCGTACGCCGAGCGGGAAGGTCGACCGGCTGGCGCTCGTGCGCGAGCACGGCGGTCGACCGGCCTCCCCGTCCCACCGATGA
- a CDS encoding phytanoyl-CoA dioxygenase family protein, with protein MMFSPTDLAALRSRYEEHGWCSPAARLSAASVSAVRERIDELCASARPEVVHEDDGATVRAVHGCHAFDDLCAALVRTPELVRLAETLVGGEVYVYQFKVNLKQAEEGAAWPWHQDFSFWHLEDGMPRPAAVNIAISLDDVHDGNGPLLVVPGSHNDGIYELPRAEGQRGTHWREHVSTTLTYTVSDERAAELMAAKGGLRMTGPAGTINAFHPSILHSSSNNDSPDRRALLLITYNRVDNAPAAPTRPEFLVSRDTTPITAGPDDRLTLVAASA; from the coding sequence ATGATGTTCTCCCCGACCGACCTTGCCGCACTGCGCTCCCGCTACGAGGAGCATGGCTGGTGCTCGCCGGCAGCGCGGCTGAGCGCCGCCTCCGTCTCGGCTGTCCGCGAACGCATCGACGAGCTGTGCGCCTCGGCGCGACCCGAGGTCGTGCACGAGGACGACGGCGCCACGGTGCGCGCGGTCCACGGGTGCCACGCATTCGACGACCTGTGCGCGGCTCTGGTGCGGACGCCGGAGTTGGTGCGCCTGGCCGAGACGCTGGTCGGCGGCGAGGTGTACGTCTACCAGTTCAAGGTCAACCTCAAGCAGGCGGAAGAGGGGGCGGCCTGGCCGTGGCACCAGGACTTCTCGTTCTGGCACCTCGAGGACGGCATGCCCCGGCCCGCTGCCGTGAACATCGCCATCTCGCTGGACGACGTGCACGACGGCAACGGGCCGCTGCTGGTCGTGCCGGGGTCGCACAACGACGGCATCTACGAACTGCCCCGGGCGGAGGGGCAACGGGGCACGCACTGGCGTGAGCACGTGTCGACGACGCTGACCTACACGGTGAGCGACGAGCGCGCGGCCGAGCTGATGGCGGCCAAGGGCGGCCTGCGCATGACCGGTCCCGCCGGGACGATCAACGCGTTCCACCCCAGCATCCTGCACTCGTCGTCCAACAACGACTCGCCCGACCGACGCGCGTTGCTGCTCATCACGTACAACAGGGTCGACAACGCGCCGGCGGCCCCGACGCGGCCGGAGTTCCTGGTGTCGCGGGACACCACGCCGATCACCGCGGGCCCGGACGACCGCCTCACCCTCGTCGCGGCGAGCGCCTGA
- a CDS encoding MATE family efflux transporter has translation MGRRPDCSQLISDNSRRPEDSVTEHEPADQRGDTRKIVAVAAPLYLSMIAASVSALVNTAALGRFGTVALAAFALTGAVYFPATAAVTGAVRGVMPFVSASADDRDSVIRVVRDGTWLAVTIGLLGAAAVSGAGLLARSSGVPDETIAELGYFPLLMAGSVLLGSIAAMASSSLVGLGHSKIVMRAGLVAAACTAVLSLLLVNGIGPLPALGLVGSGLAMLVANLATCVMTMLGLCAKLDIPLSGLAVARLHPGRVLELAKVGIPMAGTVLVKFGVLGVLAFAAARISTTAAAAHSIATALVGLTFTAAVAVGQAGIPLVSSRAATADIPGVRRSVRAGLLVAATVVGTLCALLVVLRPVFLPLFTADPDVREVMVVLLPVVALAILGDGLQAVLGFGLTGLKRTVPSFLVFSVLYGVLAVIALPVASATGIIGLWTALVVINVLVGIGQGTAFLRVSGGLRKPAPV, from the coding sequence TTGGGTCGCCGGCCGGACTGTAGTCAATTGATCAGCGACAATAGCCGAAGACCGGAGGACTCCGTGACCGAGCATGAACCGGCAGACCAGCGCGGCGACACGAGAAAGATCGTCGCAGTGGCCGCGCCGCTGTACCTTTCGATGATCGCGGCGTCCGTCAGCGCGCTGGTGAACACTGCCGCACTGGGCCGGTTCGGCACGGTGGCCCTCGCGGCGTTCGCGCTGACCGGCGCCGTCTACTTCCCGGCGACCGCCGCGGTCACCGGAGCGGTGCGCGGCGTCATGCCGTTCGTGTCGGCGTCGGCCGACGACCGTGACAGCGTGATCAGGGTGGTCCGTGACGGTACCTGGCTCGCCGTCACGATCGGCCTGCTCGGCGCGGCCGCCGTGTCCGGAGCGGGCCTGCTGGCGCGTTCCAGTGGCGTACCGGACGAGACGATCGCCGAGTTGGGCTACTTCCCGCTGCTGATGGCCGGGTCCGTGCTGCTGGGCTCGATCGCCGCGATGGCCTCCTCGAGCCTCGTCGGCCTGGGTCACAGCAAGATCGTGATGCGGGCCGGTCTGGTCGCGGCCGCGTGCACGGCCGTGCTGTCGTTGCTGCTGGTCAACGGAATCGGGCCGCTGCCGGCTCTCGGCCTGGTGGGTTCGGGCCTGGCCATGCTGGTGGCGAACCTGGCCACCTGTGTGATGACCATGCTCGGCCTGTGCGCCAAGCTCGACATCCCGTTGTCGGGCCTCGCCGTGGCCCGGCTGCACCCTGGCCGGGTGCTCGAGTTGGCCAAGGTCGGCATCCCCATGGCCGGCACCGTGCTGGTCAAGTTCGGCGTCCTCGGCGTGCTCGCGTTCGCCGCCGCCCGGATCAGCACGACCGCCGCCGCCGCGCACAGCATCGCCACGGCGCTGGTCGGTCTGACCTTCACTGCTGCCGTCGCGGTCGGTCAGGCGGGCATCCCGCTCGTCAGCAGCCGGGCCGCGACCGCCGACATCCCGGGGGTTCGCCGCAGCGTGCGGGCCGGACTGCTGGTCGCCGCCACCGTGGTCGGGACGCTGTGCGCACTGCTGGTCGTCCTGCGCCCCGTATTCCTCCCGCTGTTCACCGCGGATCCCGACGTCCGCGAGGTGATGGTCGTTCTGCTGCCGGTCGTGGCCCTGGCCATCCTCGGTGACGGTCTCCAGGCCGTCCTCGGCTTCGGCCTCACCGGCCTCAAGCGCACCGTGCCGAGCTTCCTCGTGTTCTCCGTCCTCTACGGCGTGCTCGCCGTGATCGCCCTGCCGGTCGCCTCCGCCACGGGCATCATCGGGCTCTGGACCGCGCTCGTGGTGATCAACGTGCTGGTCGGGATCGGCCAGGGCACCGCATTCCTGCGCGTCAGCGGCGGGCTGCGGAAGCCGGCGCCCGTGTGA
- the fabD gene encoding ACP S-malonyltransferase yields MLAYRFAALFPGQGSQRPAMAAQLAAADARSRTPYLDIADDLLGMPLRRLCLQGSADELRDTAVAQPAILLTSLIALELLRERGLEPSVTAGHSLGEFTALVAAGVLEWTDALRLVHRRGQMMSRVGQAAPGGMAAVLGIDAARVEEICARVTRTGDGTVEVANYNSERQTVVSGTTTGVAAASAAARELGADVVALKVSAPFHCSLMRDIEQEFASALAEVAFATPRIPVVSTVTAQPLMDGRAAVAALQRQLCAPVRWHEVVRALAEQEVSTFVEVGAGRVLTNLGRAIAPGIPTVPAGTSAQLDAATVHLRAPA; encoded by the coding sequence ATGCTCGCATATCGGTTCGCCGCGCTATTTCCTGGCCAGGGTTCGCAGAGGCCCGCGATGGCCGCCCAACTCGCCGCTGCTGACGCGCGATCGCGCACGCCATACCTCGACATCGCCGACGATCTGCTGGGCATGCCGCTGCGCCGACTGTGCCTGCAGGGTTCGGCCGACGAGTTGCGCGACACGGCGGTGGCCCAGCCGGCCATCCTGCTCACCAGCCTGATCGCCCTCGAACTGCTGCGCGAGCGTGGCCTGGAGCCGTCCGTCACGGCCGGACACAGCCTCGGCGAGTTCACCGCGCTGGTCGCCGCAGGAGTGCTGGAATGGACCGACGCGCTGCGGCTGGTGCACCGCCGCGGGCAGATGATGTCCAGGGTCGGGCAGGCGGCCCCCGGCGGGATGGCCGCGGTGCTCGGCATCGACGCCGCCCGCGTCGAGGAGATCTGCGCCCGGGTGACGCGGACGGGCGACGGCACCGTCGAGGTGGCCAACTACAACTCCGAACGCCAGACGGTCGTCTCCGGCACCACGACCGGGGTCGCGGCGGCGAGCGCCGCCGCCCGTGAACTTGGTGCCGACGTGGTCGCGCTCAAGGTCTCGGCACCGTTCCACTGCAGCCTCATGCGTGACATCGAGCAGGAGTTCGCGTCGGCCCTGGCCGAGGTCGCCTTCGCCACGCCGAGGATTCCGGTCGTCTCCACGGTCACCGCACAGCCGTTGATGGACGGGCGGGCGGCCGTCGCGGCACTGCAACGTCAGCTCTGCGCGCCCGTGCGCTGGCACGAGGTCGTCCGCGCGCTCGCCGAGCAGGAGGTCAGCACGTTCGTCGAGGTCGGCGCGGGCCGTGTGCTGACCAACCTCGGCCGCGCGATCGCCCCGGGCATCCCTACGGTGCCCGCGGGCACCAGCGCGCAGCTCGACGCGGCGACGGTCCACCTCCGCGCCCCGGCCTAG
- a CDS encoding MupA/Atu3671 family FMN-dependent luciferase-like monooxygenase — protein MKFSLFFFASGDDAAEQLRLLLEAARFADSHGFEAVWTPERHFHEFGAPFANPAVTGAAVAAATRSVHVRAGSVVLPLHDPLRVAEEWSMVDQLSGGRAGLAFASGWNPRDFVLAPQRFADRRENMRAAIAEFTRLWAGGSVPRTDPAGQVVEVRSYPRPVQPLPPLWLTAAGSPSTFSLAGEFGVGVLTHLLGQSFDRLEANLAEYGDAMEQHGHDAGNERVALMVHTFLAPSVEEAVAVSRSPMTAYMRTSMDLFAVNRPGSPAVDELSPAELDELLEHAFQQFVGERCLIGSVDSCVPLVERAADLGVDELACLIDFGVGADEVLRALHHLAELKNRCAEL, from the coding sequence ATGAAGTTCAGCCTCTTCTTCTTCGCCAGCGGTGACGACGCCGCCGAGCAGCTCCGCCTGCTGCTGGAGGCGGCGAGGTTCGCCGACTCGCACGGATTCGAGGCGGTCTGGACGCCGGAGCGGCACTTCCACGAGTTCGGCGCGCCGTTCGCCAACCCGGCGGTCACCGGCGCCGCGGTCGCTGCGGCCACCCGGTCCGTTCACGTCCGCGCGGGCAGCGTGGTCCTGCCGCTGCACGACCCGCTCCGGGTGGCCGAGGAATGGTCCATGGTGGACCAGCTCTCCGGGGGTCGGGCCGGGCTCGCCTTCGCGTCCGGCTGGAACCCGCGCGACTTCGTGCTCGCGCCGCAGCGCTTCGCGGACCGCCGGGAGAACATGCGCGCCGCCATCGCCGAGTTCACCCGGCTGTGGGCCGGCGGGTCGGTCCCGCGTACCGACCCGGCCGGGCAGGTCGTCGAGGTCCGCAGCTACCCGCGGCCGGTGCAGCCGCTGCCGCCGTTGTGGCTGACCGCCGCCGGATCGCCGTCGACCTTCTCGCTCGCCGGCGAGTTCGGCGTCGGCGTGCTGACCCACCTGCTGGGCCAGTCGTTCGACCGCCTGGAGGCCAACCTCGCCGAGTACGGCGACGCGATGGAGCAGCACGGTCACGACGCCGGCAACGAGCGGGTGGCACTCATGGTGCACACCTTCCTGGCGCCATCGGTCGAGGAGGCGGTCGCCGTGTCACGGTCGCCCATGACGGCGTACATGCGCACCTCGATGGACCTGTTCGCGGTCAACCGGCCGGGGTCGCCCGCTGTCGACGAGTTGTCCCCGGCCGAACTCGACGAACTGCTGGAGCACGCCTTTCAGCAGTTCGTCGGCGAGCGCTGCCTGATCGGCTCGGTCGACAGCTGCGTGCCGCTGGTCGAGCGAGCCGCCGACCTGGGTGTGGACGAGCTCGCGTGCCTCATCGACTTCGGCGTCGGCGCGGATGAGGTGCTGCGTGCTCTGCACCACCTGGCCGAGCTCAAGAACCGCTGCGCCGAGCTGTGA